In Elusimicrobiota bacterium, the following are encoded in one genomic region:
- the coaD gene encoding pantetheine-phosphate adenylyltransferase encodes MKKIAVYPGSFDPATYGHLDIISRSAKIFNNLIVAVITNPNKKPFFSIKDRLKILRSSINEKNVSVEAFDGLLVDFMKTKNATIIIRGLRAVSDFEYEFQMALTNRKLHPEIETVFLTPAEKWTYLSSTLVKEIASLGGSIKCFVSPIAEQMLKTKKTIERR; translated from the coding sequence ATGAAAAAAATTGCGGTATATCCTGGCAGTTTTGACCCGGCGACTTACGGGCATTTGGACATTATTTCTCGGTCGGCAAAAATTTTTAATAACCTGATTGTTGCGGTAATTACAAACCCGAACAAGAAGCCGTTTTTTTCTATAAAAGACCGACTAAAAATTTTGAGAAGTTCTATCAACGAAAAAAATGTTTCTGTTGAGGCGTTTGATGGGCTGCTTGTTGACTTTATGAAAACCAAAAATGCAACAATAATTATCCGTGGACTTCGTGCTGTTTCTGATTTTGAATACGAGTTTCAGATGGCACTGACAAACCGAAAACTTCATCCTGAAATTGAGACGGTCTTTCTGACGCCTGCTGAAAAATGGACTTATCTATCTTCCACACTTGTTAAAGAAATTGCTTCACTTGGTGGCAGCATAAAATGTTTCGTTTCTCCAATAGCGGAACAGATGTTAAAAACAAAAAAAACAATAGAACGCAGATGA
- the pilB gene encoding type IV-A pilus assembly ATPase PilB: protein MAVKQMSLKKKLGDLLVEVGIISPEQLQDAMEEQKKKGGKLGVILMSLGYITEDVLLAFLGKQCGVSYISLSEYGEIPEDVVKSVPESVVRHQTLIPIAREDNTLTIAMADPLNVFATDDLRLMTGHEINVVIASESEIKAAIERYYGTKASMETLVKDMEQKGAETNVDVVKEVDTGKDIVSLEAEGEDAPIIKIVNLLLSGAVKAKASDIHIEPYEKALRVRYRIDGVLHEVSAPPKRTQNAIVSRIKIMANLDIAERRLPQDGRLKIKVMNREVDLRVSVLPTAFGEKVVMRLLDASSLCLDLTKLGFESESLAIYNKNINVPYGIILVTGPTGSGKSTTLYSTLAQLNQPDVNISTIEDPVEYVLEGINQVHARPDIGLTFAAGLKAFLRQDPDIIMVGEIRDTETAEIAINAALTGHLVFSTLHTNDAPGAVTRLNNMGIEPFLTTSTVIMVIAQRLVRVICSNCKEEYEVPSEVMASSGLSAKEIGNAQKIKLYKGRGCDHCSNTGYRGRLACYEVMEVTDKIRELVLDRASTHIIKQTAVEQGMITLRQAALKKVIAGITTVEEMMRITFADVE, encoded by the coding sequence ATGGCTGTAAAACAGATGTCATTAAAAAAGAAACTGGGCGACCTCTTGGTTGAGGTTGGTATTATTTCACCAGAACAACTCCAGGATGCGATGGAGGAGCAGAAAAAGAAAGGTGGCAAACTTGGTGTAATTTTGATGTCGCTCGGCTATATTACAGAAGATGTGCTTCTTGCATTTCTTGGCAAACAATGCGGTGTCTCTTATATTTCACTTTCTGAATATGGCGAAATCCCTGAAGATGTTGTGAAATCGGTACCTGAATCAGTTGTAAGACACCAAACACTAATACCTATTGCAAGAGAAGATAATACGCTCACTATTGCGATGGCAGACCCGCTGAATGTTTTTGCAACTGACGACCTTCGGCTTATGACCGGTCATGAAATAAATGTTGTGATTGCGTCTGAAAGCGAGATAAAGGCAGCAATTGAAAGGTATTACGGCACAAAGGCATCAATGGAGACACTTGTCAAGGATATGGAACAAAAAGGTGCTGAAACAAATGTAGATGTTGTAAAAGAAGTGGATACCGGCAAAGATATTGTATCACTTGAAGCAGAAGGCGAAGATGCACCAATCATAAAAATAGTTAACCTGCTTTTATCCGGTGCTGTAAAAGCAAAAGCATCCGATATCCATATAGAACCATATGAGAAAGCGCTACGTGTCCGCTACAGGATTGATGGTGTTTTACACGAGGTCTCGGCACCACCTAAGAGAACACAAAATGCTATTGTTTCCCGTATAAAAATCATGGCAAACCTTGATATTGCAGAACGCCGGCTTCCACAGGATGGTCGGCTAAAAATCAAAGTTATGAATAGAGAGGTTGACCTGCGTGTCTCGGTTCTACCGACTGCATTTGGTGAAAAAGTGGTAATGCGTCTTCTGGATGCATCTTCGTTGTGTCTGGATTTGACCAAACTCGGATTTGAGTCAGAGTCACTCGCAATCTACAACAAAAATATAAATGTGCCTTACGGAATCATTCTTGTCACAGGTCCTACTGGAAGCGGTAAATCTACCACACTTTATTCTACACTTGCACAGTTAAACCAGCCTGATGTGAATATTTCTACAATTGAAGACCCGGTTGAATATGTGTTAGAGGGAATAAATCAGGTTCATGCAAGACCTGATATCGGGCTTACATTCGCAGCGGGCTTAAAGGCGTTTCTTCGTCAGGACCCGGATATCATCATGGTTGGTGAGATTCGTGATACTGAAACAGCGGAGATTGCTATCAACGCTGCGCTTACAGGCCATCTTGTTTTTTCTACACTTCATACAAACGATGCACCGGGCGCTGTCACCCGACTCAACAATATGGGGATTGAGCCGTTCTTAACAACATCAACTGTGATTATGGTTATCGCACAGCGGCTTGTTCGTGTAATCTGTTCTAATTGTAAAGAGGAATACGAAGTGCCATCAGAAGTAATGGCATCCTCAGGGCTATCTGCAAAAGAGATTGGGAATGCCCAAAAAATAAAACTGTATAAAGGACGGGGCTGTGACCATTGTTCAAATACAGGATACCGAGGTCGGCTCGCCTGTTATGAAGTGATGGAGGTAACAGATAAAATACGCGAACTGGTTTTGGATAGAGCGTCTACACATATTATCAAACAGACAGCGGTTGAACAGGGGATGATTACTTTACGGCAGGCGGCACTCAAAAAGGTGATTGCCGGTATAACAACTGTTGAAGAAATGATGCGAATAACATTTGCAGATGTAGAATAG